Proteins encoded together in one Pseudoalteromonas xiamenensis window:
- the ald gene encoding alanine dehydrogenase → MIIGVPKEIKNHEYRVGMVPASVRELINHGHQVFVEHNAGIGIGFTDEDYVAAGAEVLTTAQEIFAKAEMIVKVKEPQAVERAMLREDQILFTYLHLAPDLPQTEDLIKSKAICIAYETVTDARGGLPLLAPMSEVAGRMSIQAGAQALEKSREGRGMLLGGVPGVEPAKVVIIGGGMVGRNAAQMAVGLGADVVILDRSIDVLRSLNAQFGSQAKVIYSTADALEKHVLEADLVIGGVLVPGAAAPKLVTAEHIKNMKPGAAIVDVAIDQGGCIATSKATTHAEPTYIVDDVVHYCVANMPGAVPRTSTFALNNATLPYIVKLANKGYKQALLDDQNFMNGLNVIKGQVTCKEVAEGFGMEFVDPRTALQNA, encoded by the coding sequence ATGATTATCGGTGTACCAAAAGAGATTAAAAACCATGAGTACCGTGTAGGTATGGTTCCAGCGAGTGTTCGTGAGTTAATCAACCATGGCCACCAAGTTTTCGTTGAGCACAATGCTGGTATTGGCATCGGTTTTACAGACGAAGACTATGTTGCAGCTGGTGCAGAGGTACTAACTACAGCGCAAGAAATTTTTGCAAAAGCTGAAATGATTGTAAAAGTAAAAGAGCCACAAGCGGTTGAGCGTGCAATGCTGCGCGAAGATCAAATTCTATTTACTTACCTACACCTTGCTCCAGATCTTCCACAAACCGAAGACCTAATCAAAAGCAAAGCTATCTGTATTGCATACGAAACAGTGACTGACGCACGTGGTGGTTTACCACTTTTAGCGCCAATGTCTGAAGTAGCAGGTCGTATGTCTATCCAAGCCGGTGCGCAAGCTCTAGAAAAATCACGCGAAGGCCGTGGTATGTTACTAGGTGGTGTACCAGGTGTAGAACCAGCTAAAGTAGTTATCATCGGTGGTGGTATGGTTGGTCGTAACGCGGCTCAGATGGCGGTTGGTTTAGGTGCTGACGTAGTTATTCTTGACCGTAGCATCGACGTACTTCGCTCGCTTAATGCGCAATTCGGCAGCCAAGCAAAAGTAATTTACTCAACTGCTGACGCACTTGAGAAACACGTTTTAGAAGCAGATCTTGTAATTGGTGGCGTACTGGTACCGGGCGCAGCAGCGCCTAAACTTGTAACGGCAGAACACATCAAGAACATGAAACCAGGTGCAGCTATTGTAGACGTTGCTATCGACCAAGGCGGTTGTATTGCAACTTCAAAAGCAACAACACACGCTGAGCCTACGTACATTGTTGATGACGTTGTTCATTACTGTGTAGCAAACATGCCTGGTGCTGTGCCACGTACATCGACGTTTGCACTAAACAATGCAACACTTCCTTACATCGTTAAACTTGCGAATAAGGGTTATAAACAAGCACTTCTTGATGACCAAAACTTCATGAACGGCTTAAACGTAATCAAAGGCCAAGTAACGTGTAAAGAAGTCGCTGAAGGCTTCGGCATGGAATTCGTTGACCCGCGTACAGCGCTTCAAAACGCGTAA
- a CDS encoding serine hydrolase domain-containing protein has product MNRVSSKLAVLTALFNTIAFSTFASDIRTEINQAMVERVDFGLSTSIVIGLYDKGNIDYLAYGKTDIQDGKVPNENTVFEIGSITKVMVATLLANQVKLNQLSYSSDIFTLLPTDCRSEKLKGITLEMLASHYAGLPRMPTNYETPYYSLSLEGYSVEGLCEYLRNPEDLSAPNSEYAYSNLGYGLLAYILELNTGKNLNALLKQVVTEPLNMRSTVIGIQNVDSNNLAQGHHGQVRTAYFPNGLLDGAGALLSTVSDLIQFVAAHFNEKDPILASLFNETKRPRQVAWEGTQIGLGWHIKTVEPAQKIYWHNGSTGGFYSFIGFDEQAQKAVVVLANSGGDGNDDLGMAFLDGNAKIRSTPKHVQIKLEAPQQKRFVGVYDMEFGVPMEIKLEGTQLKARFGEQFLLNLYPESTVSFFYRAFDASIEFEEGKEGMTLYLHQGGETFSAKRRTAH; this is encoded by the coding sequence ATGAATCGCGTTTCCTCAAAATTAGCCGTATTGACGGCGCTGTTCAATACGATAGCTTTCTCCACTTTCGCGAGTGATATCCGTACCGAAATTAACCAGGCCATGGTTGAACGTGTTGATTTCGGGCTATCAACATCAATCGTTATTGGGCTATACGATAAAGGCAACATAGACTATTTGGCCTACGGTAAAACGGACATCCAAGATGGTAAAGTACCAAACGAAAACACGGTATTCGAAATTGGCTCAATAACAAAAGTGATGGTTGCCACACTTTTAGCCAATCAGGTGAAGCTAAATCAACTAAGCTATAGCTCAGATATTTTTACGCTCTTGCCAACGGATTGTCGGTCTGAAAAACTTAAAGGGATAACGCTTGAGATGCTCGCATCACATTATGCGGGACTCCCCAGAATGCCCACAAATTACGAGACGCCGTACTACAGTTTAAGTCTTGAGGGTTACAGCGTTGAAGGCTTGTGCGAGTATTTGCGTAATCCAGAAGACTTGTCTGCTCCAAATTCAGAATACGCGTATTCCAACTTAGGCTACGGGTTGTTGGCCTATATTCTAGAACTCAATACGGGGAAAAATTTAAACGCATTACTAAAGCAAGTTGTTACCGAGCCATTAAACATGCGAAGTACGGTTATCGGCATACAAAACGTCGATTCGAACAATCTAGCGCAAGGTCACCATGGACAGGTCCGCACGGCCTATTTTCCAAATGGGCTGCTTGATGGAGCTGGCGCTTTATTATCTACCGTGAGTGACTTGATCCAATTTGTAGCTGCGCATTTCAATGAAAAGGATCCAATTTTAGCATCGCTGTTCAATGAGACTAAAAGGCCAAGGCAAGTTGCTTGGGAAGGGACTCAAATCGGGCTTGGATGGCATATTAAGACGGTAGAGCCGGCGCAAAAAATATACTGGCATAATGGTTCGACAGGTGGTTTCTATTCATTTATCGGATTTGACGAACAAGCTCAAAAGGCGGTGGTGGTACTTGCAAACTCGGGTGGGGATGGAAACGATGATTTAGGAATGGCGTTTCTAGACGGTAATGCAAAAATACGTTCAACGCCAAAACATGTTCAAATTAAATTAGAAGCGCCCCAACAAAAACGTTTTGTTGGCGTATACGACATGGAATTTGGCGTGCCAATGGAAATTAAACTTGAAGGTACTCAGCTCAAAGCTAGGTTTGGTGAACAATTTCTTCTAAACCTCTACCCAGAATCCACTGTTTCATTTTTCTATCGAGCGTTTGATGCATCAATTGAGTTTGAAGAAGGTAAAGAGGGAATGACATTATATTTGCATCAGGGCGGGGAAACCTTTTCAGCAAAAAGAAGAACGGCGCACTAG
- a CDS encoding protein kinase domain-containing protein, protein MTTKSIRNFYINEEQSIYLLSHHDAKKHRQWLNICKKQLSMLGYKDVELVGSGAFGFVFAGVAADGNHWVFKFSRITLAQSVRDRLEDEAFMLSQIHNPMVPKFYGFERIKKQGILMMARAKGEDLEKISLKRGRFKAHEVVALGLKLRNVLVDLREHKNGMSPQPIVHGDIKPSNIVLDNLSESFSLVDWGSSVYAQQDAYGQPIASNIMDLMSSDISQTNARMGDVYFIGDEQMSGAKSSPRFDEQGVASTLYSLASAQSCRFGAQVMPASSLGLPKEFAAVIDGMLSKDKLTRDKAGDYFIRNMPTIAKAYLPELPEVKRKANIPFWLSDKTEKPDTVVYSSRKQFLRRADQNQQLRDVNDAQLDRYYKEFLFDTGDTEKAFLASISRLAKYPVVGGLSFHWKEEQLFVESSLILHDDRLSRAFTDAVNATVMLAQGISQKGLFKCCLFDARQTIQLERDATGAFIFDKLPSLAFDVVDLKASEVTRPHSYFEDGKDPDEQLQLPKQIIQCVFELNQIHHTGCIIFESLENRLKIHHYYRLLDASKEHQFKTLLDRIMQYAMSIEDVGVAGFMKLPYKNTREFSLCEKQKESYYPRNPKEILNSETKKGSV, encoded by the coding sequence GTGACAACCAAATCAATTCGTAATTTTTACATCAATGAAGAGCAATCGATTTACTTGCTCTCACATCATGATGCTAAAAAACACCGACAATGGCTCAATATTTGTAAGAAGCAACTCAGTATGTTGGGTTACAAAGATGTTGAACTAGTTGGGTCGGGTGCTTTTGGCTTTGTATTCGCAGGCGTGGCCGCGGATGGTAACCACTGGGTATTTAAATTCTCTCGAATCACGCTTGCACAAAGTGTTCGTGATCGCCTCGAAGATGAGGCATTTATGCTTTCTCAAATACACAATCCCATGGTTCCAAAATTCTATGGTTTTGAGCGCATCAAAAAGCAAGGTATTTTGATGATGGCAAGGGCTAAAGGCGAAGATCTTGAGAAAATTTCGCTTAAACGAGGTCGTTTTAAAGCACACGAAGTGGTTGCTCTTGGGTTAAAACTAAGAAACGTGCTGGTCGATTTACGAGAACATAAAAACGGCATGTCACCACAACCAATCGTTCATGGGGATATAAAACCGTCAAATATTGTTTTGGATAACCTGTCAGAGTCATTTTCACTGGTGGATTGGGGGAGTTCTGTCTACGCTCAGCAAGACGCGTATGGACAACCAATTGCAAGCAATATTATGGATTTAATGTCTAGCGACATAAGTCAAACGAATGCGCGAATGGGCGATGTTTATTTTATTGGGGATGAACAAATGTCTGGGGCAAAATCGTCACCTAGATTTGATGAGCAAGGTGTAGCATCCACATTATATTCGCTCGCAAGCGCACAATCTTGCCGTTTTGGTGCGCAAGTTATGCCTGCATCGAGTTTAGGATTACCTAAAGAGTTTGCTGCAGTCATTGATGGCATGCTTTCTAAGGATAAGTTAACGCGAGATAAAGCGGGTGACTACTTTATCCGTAATATGCCTACGATAGCAAAGGCCTATTTGCCCGAGCTGCCAGAGGTAAAACGAAAAGCGAATATACCTTTTTGGTTGTCTGACAAAACCGAAAAACCAGACACTGTAGTCTATAGCTCTCGTAAACAGTTTTTAAGAAGAGCTGACCAAAATCAACAGCTTCGCGACGTCAACGACGCTCAATTAGATCGGTATTACAAAGAGTTTTTATTTGATACAGGTGATACTGAAAAAGCGTTCCTAGCGTCGATAAGTCGACTTGCGAAATATCCCGTTGTTGGCGGGCTTAGCTTTCATTGGAAAGAAGAACAGTTGTTCGTTGAATCTAGTTTGATTTTACACGATGACCGTTTAAGTCGAGCCTTCACTGATGCCGTAAACGCAACCGTTATGTTAGCGCAAGGTATCTCGCAAAAAGGCTTGTTTAAGTGTTGTTTATTCGATGCAAGGCAGACAATCCAACTTGAACGAGACGCAACAGGCGCGTTTATTTTCGATAAACTTCCTTCACTTGCTTTTGATGTGGTTGATTTAAAGGCTTCCGAAGTCACACGCCCGCATTCCTATTTTGAAGATGGCAAAGACCCAGATGAGCAGTTGCAACTGCCCAAACAAATTATTCAATGTGTATTTGAGCTCAACCAGATACACCATACTGGTTGCATTATTTTTGAATCGTTAGAGAATCGCCTAAAAATACACCATTACTACCGTTTGTTGGACGCATCAAAAGAACACCAGTTTAAAACGTTGTTAGACAGAATCATGCAATATGCGATGAGCATTGAGGACGTTGGTGTAGCTGGGTTTATGAAGTTACCGTATAAAAATACGCGTGAATTTAGCCTCTGTGAAAAACAAAAAGAATCCTATTACCCTAGAAATCCGAAAGAAATTCTAAACTCAGAGACAAAAAAGGGGTCTGTTTGA
- a CDS encoding HIT family protein produces MSCIFCEIVAGKAPCHKVWEDEKHLAFLSIFPNTLGFTVVIPKQHYSSYAFEQKDDVLSALMIATKKVACLLDRALDGVARCGMFFEGYGVDHLHSKLSPMHGTGEDPAFRLIEANIDKYFECYEGYLSSHDFKRADDDNLSALAQHIRSFDNP; encoded by the coding sequence ATGAGTTGTATATTTTGCGAAATTGTTGCTGGCAAAGCACCTTGTCATAAGGTTTGGGAGGATGAAAAGCATTTAGCGTTTTTGTCTATTTTTCCCAATACACTAGGGTTTACGGTTGTTATACCAAAGCAGCATTATTCTAGTTACGCGTTTGAACAAAAGGATGACGTGTTGTCAGCGTTAATGATAGCGACAAAAAAAGTAGCGTGTTTACTTGATAGAGCGCTTGACGGTGTAGCGAGATGCGGCATGTTTTTTGAGGGCTATGGCGTTGACCATTTGCATAGCAAACTATCACCAATGCATGGCACAGGTGAAGATCCGGCCTTTCGATTAATTGAAGCAAATATCGATAAATATTTCGAATGTTATGAAGGCTATTTATCGTCTCACGACTTCAAAAGAGCGGACGATGACAACCTCAGTGCATTAGCACAGCATATTCGTTCGTTCGACAATCCCTGA
- the lrp gene encoding leucine-responsive transcriptional regulator Lrp — MAQQLDRIDRKILVELQKDGRISNVELAKRIGLSATPCLERVKKLEREGYIRGYKAVVDPAKLGQGLLVYVEITVNKNSPDVFDRFSQAVKKHDEISECHLVSGNFDFLLKTRVADMSEYRGVLGEILLKLPNVSESRTYVVMEEVKGEEGEVIKPYTP; from the coding sequence ATGGCGCAGCAATTAGACAGAATAGATAGAAAGATTTTAGTCGAATTACAAAAAGATGGGCGTATTTCGAATGTGGAACTCGCGAAACGCATAGGTTTAAGTGCAACTCCCTGTTTAGAAAGAGTTAAAAAATTAGAGCGAGAAGGCTACATTCGTGGTTATAAAGCAGTAGTGGATCCTGCTAAATTGGGACAGGGACTTCTAGTCTATGTTGAAATCACCGTAAACAAAAACTCACCTGATGTTTTCGATAGATTTAGTCAGGCTGTCAAAAAGCATGATGAAATATCTGAGTGTCATTTGGTCTCTGGCAATTTCGACTTTTTGCTAAAGACACGAGTAGCTGATATGTCTGAATATCGGGGAGTTCTTGGTGAAATACTCTTAAAGCTTCCAAATGTGAGTGAAAGTCGTACTTATGTCGTAATGGAAGAAGTAAAAGGTGAGGAGGGAGAGGTAATTAAACCTTATACACCTTAA
- a CDS encoding GNAT family N-acetyltransferase — translation MNLTFTPVKSDDEPYLLALRKATMTAHLEAMGKSPSDDDHMMRIWYCFEHAELILNEKNDVIGMVKSFVDGHTLEIIQLQISPHFQNQGFGRSVIEKLLEDSKILEVQLSVLKRNPARALYERLGFVIEHEGEDEYFMRLKR, via the coding sequence ATGAATTTAACATTCACGCCAGTAAAATCAGACGATGAGCCTTATCTACTAGCGCTTCGAAAAGCGACGATGACAGCGCATTTAGAAGCAATGGGGAAATCCCCGTCTGATGATGACCACATGATGCGCATTTGGTACTGTTTTGAGCATGCAGAACTTATTTTGAATGAAAAAAACGACGTTATAGGTATGGTCAAATCGTTTGTCGATGGACATACACTTGAAATTATCCAATTACAGATTTCACCTCACTTTCAAAATCAGGGTTTTGGACGAAGTGTAATTGAAAAATTGCTAGAGGATTCTAAGATACTTGAAGTACAACTGTCTGTACTAAAACGAAATCCCGCTCGTGCACTGTATGAAAGACTCGGCTTTGTCATCGAGCATGAGGGAGAAGATGAATATTTCATGCGTTTAAAACGTTAA
- a CDS encoding ABC-F family ATPase, whose protein sequence is MISTANITMQFGAEPLFENISAKFGNGNRYGLIGANGCGKSTFMKILSGVLSPTSGNVSIEPGLKLGVLSQDQFAFEQYSVIDAVIMGDKALWEVKNERDRIYSLPEMSEEDGMKVGELESLYGEMDGYSAEARAGDILLKAGIEEEFHFGLMSQVAPGWKLRVLLAQALFANPDILLLDEPTNNLDIHTIGWLENELNQRKCTMIIISHDRHFLNAVCTHMADIDYGELRIYPGNYEKFVEASTLMREQLLSSNAKKQSEIEELQDFVNRFGANASKAKQASSRAKRMEKITLDEVKASSRVAPYIRFNESKKMHRQALTLENFGHGFDGELLFSKGDLILEAGSKLAIIGENGVGKTTFLKCLVGELEAMEGTIKWSENAALGYCPQDSSEDFDNDLTLFDWMSQWRTAKHNDLMVRGMLGRLLFTADDANKKVRNCSGGEKNRLLYGKLMMQDINVLVMDEPTNHMDMEAIEALNNALKLFDGTLIFVSHDREFVSSLATRIIDIKDKKVESFHGTFDEYLASVAEKEKQLGVR, encoded by the coding sequence TTGATTTCTACCGCAAATATCACCATGCAGTTTGGTGCAGAACCACTTTTTGAGAACATTTCAGCGAAGTTTGGTAACGGCAATCGCTATGGCCTAATCGGCGCGAATGGGTGCGGAAAGTCAACTTTCATGAAAATCTTAAGTGGTGTATTGTCGCCGACATCTGGCAATGTATCGATTGAACCTGGACTTAAGCTTGGGGTTTTGAGCCAAGATCAGTTTGCCTTCGAGCAATACTCAGTGATCGACGCAGTTATTATGGGCGATAAAGCGCTTTGGGAAGTGAAAAACGAGCGCGATAGAATTTATTCGTTGCCTGAAATGTCCGAAGAAGATGGCATGAAAGTAGGTGAACTTGAAAGCCTATACGGTGAGATGGACGGTTACAGTGCTGAAGCAAGAGCCGGCGATATTCTACTCAAAGCGGGTATCGAAGAAGAATTCCACTTTGGCTTAATGTCGCAAGTGGCACCGGGTTGGAAGCTTCGCGTGTTACTTGCTCAAGCACTCTTCGCAAATCCTGATATTTTGTTGCTAGATGAGCCAACCAACAACCTAGACATTCATACCATCGGTTGGCTTGAAAACGAGTTGAACCAACGAAAATGTACAATGATCATTATTTCGCATGACCGTCATTTCTTGAATGCGGTCTGTACGCATATGGCAGACATCGATTATGGTGAGCTACGAATTTATCCAGGTAACTATGAAAAATTCGTTGAAGCCTCTACGTTAATGCGTGAACAATTGCTTTCGTCAAATGCCAAAAAGCAATCTGAAATTGAAGAGCTTCAAGATTTCGTTAATCGTTTCGGTGCGAATGCGTCAAAAGCAAAGCAGGCGAGTTCGCGTGCTAAACGAATGGAAAAAATCACCCTTGATGAAGTAAAAGCAAGTAGCCGTGTCGCACCTTACATCCGTTTCAACGAGAGTAAGAAGATGCATCGCCAAGCGCTAACGCTTGAAAACTTCGGCCATGGATTTGATGGCGAACTATTATTCAGTAAAGGTGACCTAATTCTTGAGGCAGGTTCTAAGCTTGCTATCATTGGTGAAAATGGTGTTGGTAAGACAACCTTTTTAAAATGTTTAGTCGGCGAATTAGAAGCAATGGAAGGGACTATCAAATGGTCCGAAAATGCAGCTCTGGGATATTGTCCTCAAGACAGTTCTGAAGACTTTGACAACGATCTTACCTTGTTCGATTGGATGTCTCAGTGGAGAACGGCAAAACATAACGATTTAATGGTGCGAGGCATGTTAGGACGTTTACTTTTCACTGCTGACGACGCAAATAAAAAAGTGCGTAACTGCTCAGGTGGAGAAAAAAACCGTTTATTGTATGGTAAGTTAATGATGCAAGACATCAACGTCCTTGTGATGGATGAACCAACAAACCACATGGACATGGAAGCAATTGAAGCGTTAAACAACGCGTTGAAGTTGTTCGACGGTACTCTTATTTTTGTGAGCCATGACCGTGAGTTTGTTTCTTCATTAGCAACTCGTATCATCGACATTAAAGACAAAAAAGTGGAAAGTTTCCACGGAACTTTCGATGAATATTTGGCAAGCGTTGCTGAAAAGGAAAAGCAACTAGGCGTGCGCTAA
- a CDS encoding phytanoyl-CoA dioxygenase family protein, with protein sequence MTSTSRLVSETEVGQLGVMQLKRTWSKYVSYKGPDGTSAEFELERSVFDMLGINFRDALDYLLSVKPSFQEFELWCCDIAGKPNTNIVERINSHVAKKPLSTALKTWFNEIELMPNVLSDQDLACWDKYGYVIVRNAISPEDCVATRELICDYIGIAYQNPDSWHKSQNTQGIWVSLKYHKLLSKNRQNMRIKKAFSQLWQSADVYPSVDQCGFNPPVNENTPYKGQPIHLDVNFTKPIELSTQGILYLTDTSETQGALTVVPGFHRQYSQWFKETPDELRQDFRNYATTSLAANAGDLIIWHHHLPHSSSPNYDKSPRITQFINYLPLPV encoded by the coding sequence ATGACCTCAACTTCTCGTTTGGTGAGCGAAACTGAAGTCGGACAGCTTGGCGTAATGCAGTTAAAGCGTACGTGGTCTAAATATGTATCCTATAAAGGCCCTGATGGGACTAGCGCTGAATTTGAATTGGAACGTAGTGTGTTTGACATGCTCGGTATTAATTTTCGTGATGCACTGGATTATTTACTCTCGGTGAAGCCCAGTTTCCAAGAGTTTGAACTTTGGTGTTGTGACATTGCGGGTAAACCTAACACCAACATCGTCGAACGTATTAACAGCCACGTTGCTAAAAAGCCACTCTCAACCGCGTTAAAAACGTGGTTTAATGAAATCGAATTGATGCCAAATGTACTATCGGATCAAGACTTAGCATGTTGGGATAAATATGGTTATGTCATTGTAAGAAATGCGATTTCTCCTGAAGATTGTGTTGCGACACGAGAACTAATTTGCGATTACATTGGGATTGCTTATCAAAATCCTGACTCGTGGCATAAAAGTCAAAACACACAAGGAATTTGGGTTAGCTTGAAATACCATAAATTGCTGTCTAAAAATCGCCAAAACATGCGCATCAAAAAGGCTTTTTCTCAACTTTGGCAATCTGCTGATGTTTATCCTTCAGTCGATCAGTGTGGTTTCAACCCGCCTGTAAATGAAAATACGCCGTACAAAGGCCAACCAATACATTTGGATGTCAACTTCACGAAGCCAATTGAGTTATCAACACAAGGTATTCTTTACCTCACGGATACGTCTGAAACTCAAGGAGCACTCACTGTCGTACCCGGTTTTCACCGGCAGTATTCACAATGGTTTAAGGAAACACCGGACGAATTGCGACAAGATTTTCGCAATTACGCGACGACATCTTTAGCGGCAAACGCTGGAGACCTGATTATTTGGCACCATCACTTACCGCACAGTAGTAGCCCTAATTATGACAAATCGCCAAGGATCACGCAGTTTATTAATTACTTACCATTACCTGTGTAA
- the htpX gene encoding protease HtpX: MKRVVLFLITNLAVMLVLGIVLSVLMSVFGIDNRSLGGILTIAAVFGFGGSFISLYMSKWMAKKSTGAMVIEQPRNETEHWLMSTVARQAQQAGIKMPEVAIYDSPEMNAFATGPSKNNSLVAVSTGLLHNMTRDEAEAVLAHEVSHVANGDMVTLTLIQGVVNTFVIFISKVLAGIVDNFLNSNDEEGESSGHSWTYFLFDMVFQMVFGILASIVVAYFSRKREFAADRGAANLVGAHKMRAALERLRSNHESQLEGSMMAFGIASGKSLSEMFASHPPLEARINALR, translated from the coding sequence ATGAAACGAGTCGTGTTATTTCTCATTACCAACTTAGCCGTCATGCTCGTGCTCGGTATTGTTTTATCCGTACTGATGAGCGTGTTCGGTATCGACAACAGAAGCCTTGGCGGCATATTAACTATCGCCGCGGTATTTGGTTTCGGTGGTTCTTTTATTTCTCTTTACATGTCCAAATGGATGGCCAAAAAATCGACGGGTGCGATGGTCATTGAACAGCCGCGTAACGAAACAGAGCATTGGCTGATGTCTACCGTTGCTCGTCAGGCACAACAAGCTGGTATCAAAATGCCAGAAGTTGCCATTTATGACAGCCCAGAGATGAACGCCTTTGCGACAGGACCTAGTAAAAATAACAGCTTAGTTGCCGTTAGCACTGGCCTGTTACACAACATGACCAGAGATGAAGCGGAAGCAGTACTTGCGCACGAAGTGTCACACGTTGCAAATGGTGACATGGTGACGTTAACACTCATTCAGGGTGTGGTGAACACGTTCGTTATTTTCATTTCGAAAGTGTTGGCAGGTATCGTTGACAACTTCTTAAACAGTAACGATGAAGAAGGTGAAAGCAGTGGCCATAGTTGGACTTATTTCTTGTTCGATATGGTGTTCCAAATGGTCTTTGGTATTTTAGCGTCGATTGTCGTTGCGTATTTCAGCCGCAAACGCGAGTTTGCAGCGGATAGAGGTGCAGCAAACCTAGTTGGCGCACATAAAATGCGTGCAGCACTTGAACGCTTGCGCAGTAACCATGAATCTCAACTAGAAGGTTCGATGATGGCGTTTGGTATCGCTTCTGGAAAAAGCTTGTCAGAAATGTTTGCGTCTCATCCGCCTCTTGAGGCGCGTATCAACGCACTTCGTTAA
- the rimO gene encoding 30S ribosomal protein S12 methylthiotransferase RimO has protein sequence MSVEQFDPKQTTTLETAKKQLDQGIGESDVPMGSKVGFVSLGCPKNLVDSERILTQLRTEGYEVVSSYNDSDVVIVNTCGFIDSAVQESLDTIGEALKENGKVIVTGCLGAREDEIRQVHPNVLGITGPHAYENVMEHVYKYTTRPERSPFLSLVPDQGVKLTPKHYAYLKISEGCNHRCTFCIIPSMRGDLVSRPVGEVLTEAERLKQAGVKELLVISQDTSAYGVDVKHRTGFWNGQPVKTDMLNLCMALNQLGIWTRLHYVYPYPHVDDVIPLMAEGKLLPYLDIPFQHASPRVLKMMKRPGQAERTLERIKKWRELCPELVIRSTFIVGFPGETEEDFDILLDWLEEAQLDRVGCFKYSPVEGAKANELADQVPEEVKQDRFERFMLKQQAISQARLAKRVGTKMQILVDEVDEEGAIGRTYADAPEIDGLVYLNGETSLKPGDVITGLITHSDEYDLWAEIAN, from the coding sequence ATGTCTGTTGAGCAGTTTGATCCTAAACAAACCACCACCTTAGAAACGGCAAAAAAGCAACTTGACCAAGGCATTGGTGAAAGTGATGTCCCTATGGGTTCTAAAGTCGGTTTCGTTTCTTTGGGTTGCCCAAAAAACTTAGTAGATTCTGAGCGTATCCTAACGCAACTTCGTACCGAAGGTTATGAAGTCGTGAGCAGCTACAACGATTCAGATGTGGTTATCGTAAACACCTGTGGTTTTATTGATTCTGCAGTGCAAGAGTCACTTGACACTATCGGTGAGGCACTAAAAGAAAATGGCAAGGTCATCGTTACGGGTTGTTTAGGTGCTCGTGAAGACGAAATCCGTCAGGTTCACCCAAATGTGCTCGGAATTACAGGACCACATGCCTATGAAAATGTCATGGAACACGTTTACAAGTATACGACGCGCCCTGAACGCTCTCCATTTTTAAGTTTAGTGCCAGACCAAGGTGTCAAATTAACACCTAAGCATTACGCGTACTTAAAAATTTCGGAAGGCTGTAACCACCGTTGTACATTCTGCATCATCCCGTCAATGCGCGGTGACTTAGTTTCTCGCCCAGTTGGTGAAGTGCTTACTGAAGCAGAGCGATTAAAACAAGCGGGTGTAAAAGAGTTGTTGGTAATAAGCCAAGACACGAGTGCGTATGGTGTTGACGTTAAGCACCGTACAGGCTTTTGGAATGGTCAACCGGTAAAAACCGATATGCTTAACCTGTGTATGGCATTAAACCAACTAGGAATTTGGACTCGTCTTCACTATGTTTATCCTTATCCGCATGTAGACGATGTCATTCCATTAATGGCTGAGGGCAAATTACTACCGTATCTGGATATTCCTTTCCAACACGCAAGTCCACGTGTCTTGAAAATGATGAAACGTCCAGGTCAAGCAGAACGAACGTTAGAGCGCATCAAAAAGTGGCGTGAACTGTGCCCAGAACTGGTGATCCGCTCAACCTTTATCGTAGGTTTCCCTGGTGAAACAGAAGAAGATTTCGACATCCTGCTTGATTGGTTAGAAGAAGCGCAACTGGATAGAGTAGGTTGCTTTAAATACTCGCCAGTTGAAGGTGCAAAAGCCAATGAACTTGCAGATCAAGTGCCGGAAGAAGTCAAACAAGATCGTTTTGAACGATTCATGTTAAAACAACAAGCGATTAGCCAAGCTCGATTAGCAAAACGCGTTGGTACGAAAATGCAAATTTTAGTCGACGAAGTTGACGAAGAGGGTGCGATAGGTCGTACCTATGCGGATGCCCCAGAAATTGACGGCCTAGTCTACCTAAACGGCGAAACGAGTCTTAAACCAGGTGATGTCATAACGGGCTTAATTACACACTCTGATGAATATGATTTGTGGGCTGAAATAGCCAATTAA